One Deltaproteobacteria bacterium DNA window includes the following coding sequences:
- a CDS encoding type II toxin-antitoxin system VapC family toxin, whose product MEKYKVMMDTSAYTAFLRGSPEVKEAVRQADEIVFNPVALGELIAGFLIGRNERKNRAILKNFLSSPRVIIAEIDEETSERYAVIVQSLRLKGTPIPTNDLWIAASAMQHGLKVLTTDRHYLEVPQIITEYFDPW is encoded by the coding sequence ATGGAAAAATACAAAGTCATGATGGATACTTCCGCCTATACGGCATTTCTGAGGGGCAGTCCTGAAGTCAAGGAGGCAGTTCGGCAGGCAGATGAGATCGTTTTCAATCCCGTGGCGCTGGGGGAATTGATAGCAGGTTTTTTGATTGGAAGAAATGAAAGAAAGAATAGAGCCATCCTTAAGAATTTTCTCAGCTCCCCGCGAGTCATCATTGCTGAGATTGATGAAGAAACTTCAGAAAGATACGCTGTGATTGTACAGTCTCTCCGGCTGAAAGGTACACCGATACCGACCAATGATTTGTGGATCGCCGCTTCTGCCATGCAACATGGGTTAAAGGTTCTGACCACCGACAGGCATTATCTGGAAGTTCCCCAGATTATTACTGAATATTTTGATCCATGGTAA